A stretch of Canis aureus isolate CA01 chromosome 28, VMU_Caureus_v.1.0, whole genome shotgun sequence DNA encodes these proteins:
- the HNF4G gene encoding hepatocyte nuclear factor 4-gamma isoform X2 produces the protein MNATDNGVNCLCAICGDRATGKHYGASSCDGCKGFFRRSIRKSHVYSCRFSRQCVVDKDKRNQCRYCRLRKCFRAGMKKEAVQNERDRISTRRSTFDGSNIPSINTLAQAEIRSRQISVSSPGASTDINVKKIASIGDVCESMKQQLLVLVEWAKYIPAFSELPLDDQVALLRAHAGEHLLLGATKRSMVYKDILLLGNNYVIHRNSSEVEISRVANRVLDELVRPFQEIQIDDNEYACLKAIVFFDPDAKGLSDPVKIKNMRFQVQLSLEDYINDRQYDSRGRFGELLLLLPTLQSITWQMIEQIQFVKLFGMVKIDNLLQEMLLGGASNDTSHLHHPMHPHLSQDPLTGQTILLGPMSSLVHTDQISTPETPLPSPPQGSGQEQYKIAANQASVISHQSLSKQKQL, from the exons ATGAATGCCACAGACAATGGTGTCAACTGTCTATGTGCTATATGTGGGGACAGAGCCACAGGAAAGCATTATGGAGCATCAAGCTGTGATGGGTGCAAGGGATTCTTCAGACGCAGCATACGCAAGAGTCACGTATATTCCTGCAG GTTCAGTCGGCAATGCGTTGTTGACAAGGACAAAAGGAATCAATGTAGATATTGTCGATTAAGAAAGTGTTTTAGAGCAGGAATGAAAAAAGAAG CTGTGCAAAACGAACGTGATAGAATAAGCACCAGAAGAAGCACATTTGATGGCAGCAACATCCCCTCCATTAACACGCTGGCACAAGCAGAAATTCGGTCTCGCCAG ATCTCAGTCTCAAGCCCTGGTGCAAGCACTGacataaatgttaagaaaattgcCAGTATCGGTGATGTCTGTGAATCTATGAAACAACAGCTCTTAGTCTTGGTGGAATGGGCTAAATATATTCCTGCCTTCTCTGAGTTACCACTGGATGATCAG GTGGCACTGTTGAGAGCTCACGCAGGGGAACATTTACTGCTTGGAGCTACAAAGAGATCCATGGTGTATAAAGATATTTTGCTTTTGG GAAACAACTATGTAATTCACCGCAACAGCAGTGAAGTCGAGATCAGCCGTGTGGCCAACCGGGTTCTAGACGAGCTGGTACGACCATTTCAAGAAATTCAGATTGATGACAACGAATATGCTTGTTTGAAGGCAATTGTATTTTTTGATCCAG ATGCAAAGGGGCTAAGTGATCCAGTAAAGATTAAGAACATGCGGTTCCAGGTGCAGCTCAGTTTGGAGGATTACATCAACGACAGGCAGTATGACTCCCGGGGGCGGTTTGgagagctgctgctgctcctgcccaCACTGCAGAGCATCACTTGGCAAATGATTGAGCAAATACAGTTCGTTAAGCTCTTTGGAATGGTTAAAATTGACAACCTACTTCAGGAAATGCTACTGGGTG GTGCTTCCAATGACACTAGTCATCTCCATCATCCCATGCATCCACATTTGTCTCAAGATCCATTAACTGGACAAACTATACTTTTAGGTCCCATGTCGTCACTGGTTCATACAGACCAGATCT CAACTCCTGAGACCCCACTCCCTTCTCCACCACAAGGCTCTGGACAAGAACAGTACAAAATAGCTGCCAACCAAGCTTCAGTGATTTCACACCAGTCTCTCTCCAAACAAAAGCAATTGTGA
- the HNF4G gene encoding hepatocyte nuclear factor 4-gamma isoform X1, translating to MCVSKSMMRVSEPILDMEMANYSEVLDPTYTTLEFETMQILYNSNDSSAPETTSMNATDNGVNCLCAICGDRATGKHYGASSCDGCKGFFRRSIRKSHVYSCRFSRQCVVDKDKRNQCRYCRLRKCFRAGMKKEAVQNERDRISTRRSTFDGSNIPSINTLAQAEIRSRQISVSSPGASTDINVKKIASIGDVCESMKQQLLVLVEWAKYIPAFSELPLDDQVALLRAHAGEHLLLGATKRSMVYKDILLLGNNYVIHRNSSEVEISRVANRVLDELVRPFQEIQIDDNEYACLKAIVFFDPDAKGLSDPVKIKNMRFQVQLSLEDYINDRQYDSRGRFGELLLLLPTLQSITWQMIEQIQFVKLFGMVKIDNLLQEMLLGGASNDTSHLHHPMHPHLSQDPLTGQTILLGPMSSLVHTDQISTPETPLPSPPQGSGQEQYKIAANQASVISHQSLSKQKQL from the exons ATGTGTGTCTCTAAATCAATGATGAGGGTATCGGAACCGATACTGGACATGGAGATGGCAAATTACAGCGAGGTTTTGGATCCAACTTACACAACGTTGGAGTTTGAAACTATGCAGATTCTATATAATTCAAATG ATAGCTCTGCTCCAGAGACAACAAGTATGAATGCCACAGACAATGGTGTCAACTGTCTATGTGCTATATGTGGGGACAGAGCCACAGGAAAGCATTATGGAGCATCAAGCTGTGATGGGTGCAAGGGATTCTTCAGACGCAGCATACGCAAGAGTCACGTATATTCCTGCAG GTTCAGTCGGCAATGCGTTGTTGACAAGGACAAAAGGAATCAATGTAGATATTGTCGATTAAGAAAGTGTTTTAGAGCAGGAATGAAAAAAGAAG CTGTGCAAAACGAACGTGATAGAATAAGCACCAGAAGAAGCACATTTGATGGCAGCAACATCCCCTCCATTAACACGCTGGCACAAGCAGAAATTCGGTCTCGCCAG ATCTCAGTCTCAAGCCCTGGTGCAAGCACTGacataaatgttaagaaaattgcCAGTATCGGTGATGTCTGTGAATCTATGAAACAACAGCTCTTAGTCTTGGTGGAATGGGCTAAATATATTCCTGCCTTCTCTGAGTTACCACTGGATGATCAG GTGGCACTGTTGAGAGCTCACGCAGGGGAACATTTACTGCTTGGAGCTACAAAGAGATCCATGGTGTATAAAGATATTTTGCTTTTGG GAAACAACTATGTAATTCACCGCAACAGCAGTGAAGTCGAGATCAGCCGTGTGGCCAACCGGGTTCTAGACGAGCTGGTACGACCATTTCAAGAAATTCAGATTGATGACAACGAATATGCTTGTTTGAAGGCAATTGTATTTTTTGATCCAG ATGCAAAGGGGCTAAGTGATCCAGTAAAGATTAAGAACATGCGGTTCCAGGTGCAGCTCAGTTTGGAGGATTACATCAACGACAGGCAGTATGACTCCCGGGGGCGGTTTGgagagctgctgctgctcctgcccaCACTGCAGAGCATCACTTGGCAAATGATTGAGCAAATACAGTTCGTTAAGCTCTTTGGAATGGTTAAAATTGACAACCTACTTCAGGAAATGCTACTGGGTG GTGCTTCCAATGACACTAGTCATCTCCATCATCCCATGCATCCACATTTGTCTCAAGATCCATTAACTGGACAAACTATACTTTTAGGTCCCATGTCGTCACTGGTTCATACAGACCAGATCT CAACTCCTGAGACCCCACTCCCTTCTCCACCACAAGGCTCTGGACAAGAACAGTACAAAATAGCTGCCAACCAAGCTTCAGTGATTTCACACCAGTCTCTCTCCAAACAAAAGCAATTGTGA